One segment of Bacteroidota bacterium DNA contains the following:
- a CDS encoding thioredoxin family protein, producing the protein MHTTQAIDYKARMATGLTYDEYLATWQAHMAMPLKGLDKNARKYLFYARYNAERSGRVESEYKMDQKLADLIDSIAAPQDWLILTEDWCVDSAYALPIISKAAARNPHINLRILLRDDNLDIMDQHLTDGGRSIPKLIAFGAEGTELFQWGPRPDTLKQLRETWKAAGIEGPKLSEQGVVWYEEGGWQMVETELIDAIANSEVLV; encoded by the coding sequence ATGCATACAACACAGGCAATTGACTATAAGGCACGGATGGCAACGGGGTTGACATATGACGAATATCTTGCTACGTGGCAGGCGCATATGGCGATGCCGTTGAAGGGGTTGGATAAAAATGCACGTAAGTATCTCTTTTATGCCCGGTATAATGCCGAGCGTTCCGGGCGGGTGGAATCTGAATACAAGATGGATCAAAAACTGGCCGATTTGATAGATTCTATTGCTGCGCCGCAAGACTGGCTTATACTTACAGAGGACTGGTGTGTGGATTCTGCGTACGCTTTACCAATAATTTCTAAAGCCGCAGCGCGTAATCCGCATATTAATTTGCGTATATTACTGCGTGATGACAATTTGGACATCATGGATCAGCATCTGACCGATGGGGGACGTAGTATCCCAAAACTGATTGCTTTTGGCGCTGAGGGGACCGAGTTGTTCCAGTGGGGACCAAGGCCTGATACCTTGAAGCAATTGCGTGAAACATGGAAAGCTGCCGGCATTGAAGGCCCCAAACTCTCTGAGCAGGGAGTTGTGTGGTACGAAGAAGGCGGCTGGCAAATGGTGGAGACAGAGCTGATCGATGCCATCGCTAACTCTGAAGTATTAGTTTAG
- a CDS encoding DEAD/DEAH box helicase — MITFDTLGLAKPVARGVASAGYEKPTPIQATAIPVALDGRDLFGSAQTGTGKTAAFVLPLLDRLVRGHRPDKNRRRKVRALVVVPTRELALQVDESVRKYAKHTGIKCLSVFGGTGMFQQIKRLRQGVDVLVATPGRLLDHMERGNARLGDVEVLVLDEADRMLDMGFIPDIKKIVASTPRERQTMFFSATMPQAIKKLASSILSDPEFIEVGERRSPAKTVKQRVCAVKQENKMALLTHLLKSEPIENVIVFSRTKHRADRIARRLSKSGFATAVLHSNRTQGQREHAIKGFRRGKYQIMVATNIAARGIDIDNISHVINYDTPEQPEEYIHRIGRTGRAESQGDAITFVGEGEITYQKNIERHAKKRLKHFEVEGITEMRGHPITIEPKSVRGGGKKKRYGGKSKGSGGGSRPYRGRKGGHGRKKKSNNVSPKFAS, encoded by the coding sequence ATGATTACTTTTGATACGCTTGGCCTTGCCAAGCCGGTAGCCCGTGGCGTTGCGTCAGCGGGTTATGAAAAACCAACGCCTATTCAGGCAACCGCTATTCCCGTAGCCCTTGACGGCAGAGACTTATTCGGGAGTGCCCAGACGGGTACTGGTAAAACGGCAGCTTTTGTACTGCCGCTACTCGATCGTCTTGTTCGTGGACACAGGCCAGATAAAAATCGTAGACGTAAAGTCCGCGCACTGGTTGTTGTACCGACACGCGAATTGGCGCTTCAAGTAGACGAGTCTGTCCGCAAGTATGCAAAACATACGGGCATTAAATGTCTGTCTGTATTTGGTGGAACGGGTATGTTTCAGCAGATCAAGCGGCTCCGCCAGGGAGTGGACGTGCTTGTTGCGACCCCTGGTCGCTTGCTTGACCATATGGAAAGAGGCAATGCACGCCTCGGCGATGTTGAGGTGCTGGTGCTAGACGAAGCGGACCGGATGCTCGATATGGGCTTCATCCCTGACATCAAGAAAATTGTGGCTTCGACCCCACGTGAACGTCAGACCATGTTTTTTTCAGCTACGATGCCGCAGGCTATTAAAAAGCTGGCCAGTAGCATTTTGAGTGATCCTGAGTTTATTGAAGTAGGCGAGCGTCGTTCGCCGGCTAAAACGGTCAAGCAGCGCGTTTGTGCGGTGAAGCAGGAAAACAAAATGGCCCTGCTGACGCATTTGCTGAAGTCTGAGCCTATTGAAAATGTAATTGTGTTCTCGCGCACAAAACACCGGGCCGACCGGATTGCGCGCCGGCTTTCAAAAAGTGGATTTGCAACAGCAGTGCTCCATTCAAACCGAACCCAGGGACAGCGTGAACACGCTATCAAGGGATTCCGTCGGGGCAAGTACCAGATTATGGTTGCCACCAACATCGCAGCCCGCGGCATCGATATAGATAACATCTCTCACGTAATCAACTACGATACGCCTGAGCAGCCGGAAGAGTACATTCACCGCATCGGACGTACAGGGCGCGCTGAAAGCCAGGGAGATGCCATTACTTTTGTTGGGGAAGGTGAAATCACCTACCAGAAGAATATTGAGCGCCACGCCAAAAAACGCCTCAAACATTTCGAAGTAGAAGGGATCACCGAAATGCGTGGACATCCCATCACCATCGAGCCTAAGTCTGTTCGTGGAGGGGGCAAAAAGAAACGCTACGGCGGTAAGTCGAAAGGAAGCGGCGGAGGTAGCCGGCCTTATCGTGGCCGCAAAGGTGGTCATGGACGTAAAAAGAAGTCGAATAACGTCAGTCCCAAGTTTGCTTCCTGA
- a CDS encoding DUF2306 domain-containing protein has protein sequence MSNQIRYRLQPAWWVMTVLAIAVAGYAFVFPFIDKMGDSGMREKFASMPLAAWGHMIWGGLALLIGPFQLNKSLRRNSIGRHRLLGRVYLICVLLSGIAALVLAFSANGGLAASLGFAGLGIGWLVTGALAFTTIRKGDVAAHRRWMIRNYALTLAAVTLRIYLPVAMVSGLPFVPAYIAISWLCWVPNVLVAEWYFIRRPDKRSVRRAVA, from the coding sequence ATGTCCAATCAGATCCGATATCGTCTCCAGCCGGCCTGGTGGGTGATGACTGTGCTTGCTATTGCCGTAGCAGGCTACGCCTTTGTTTTTCCTTTTATCGATAAAATGGGCGACTCAGGCATGCGCGAAAAGTTTGCCAGCATGCCGCTGGCTGCCTGGGGTCATATGATATGGGGCGGACTTGCACTATTGATCGGTCCGTTTCAACTAAACAAATCGCTTCGCAGAAACTCGATTGGTCGACATCGCTTGCTTGGGCGCGTTTATCTCATTTGTGTGCTCCTGTCGGGTATTGCTGCGTTGGTGCTTGCATTTTCAGCAAACGGTGGCCTGGCAGCTTCACTCGGCTTTGCCGGCCTCGGTATTGGATGGCTCGTTACAGGAGCTCTTGCGTTTACCACGATCCGCAAGGGGGATGTTGCTGCGCATCGTCGCTGGATGATTCGCAACTATGCCTTAACGCTTGCAGCGGTCACGTTGCGTATTTATTTGCCGGTTGCCATGGTCTCCGGATTACCCTTTGTTCCTGCCTATATTGCCATTTCCTGGCTGTGCTGGGTGCCTAATGTCCTGGTTGCAGAGTGGTATTTTATCCGCCGGCCCGACAAACGGTCTGTTCGCAGAGCGGTTGCTTAG
- a CDS encoding TerB family tellurite resistance protein: protein MIKSNETWTRTHDLALVYVALAYGTDNALSDEEVDTIMGTLQKWEAELTRENVQEIVLEAIAIYMQENASIEVTRTIRTLSKSLSEAERKQALEDVVRIAEADGVLLTSESSLITSLAEIWGVKADAQTLLEQTSATVADDPSWSLLHDMSLICIVLAHSTDNDLASSEIKAILERLHRWQPDLTDDALNKVVSEALNFYSSQPDQEALEASARAIKDTLPPIQRIAFLDDLTHIAHADGVLNDNEQAMIKSLSEGWGVEVKIKSESA, encoded by the coding sequence ATGATAAAAAGCAACGAAACGTGGACAAGAACGCACGATCTTGCACTCGTGTATGTGGCCCTTGCTTATGGTACGGATAACGCCTTGAGTGACGAGGAAGTGGATACCATTATGGGGACGCTTCAAAAATGGGAAGCAGAGCTCACGCGCGAAAATGTACAGGAAATTGTACTAGAAGCTATCGCCATTTACATGCAGGAAAATGCGAGTATCGAAGTAACCCGCACGATCCGTACGCTGAGTAAATCGCTTTCCGAAGCTGAGCGCAAGCAGGCCCTGGAAGATGTTGTGCGTATTGCTGAGGCTGATGGCGTATTGTTGACCAGTGAAAGCAGCCTCATTACGTCTCTTGCCGAAATTTGGGGTGTAAAAGCTGATGCACAAACGTTGCTCGAGCAAACGAGTGCCACTGTTGCTGATGATCCCTCATGGAGTTTGCTCCACGACATGAGCTTGATTTGTATTGTCCTCGCGCATAGCACCGACAATGATCTTGCAAGCAGTGAAATCAAAGCCATTCTGGAACGTCTCCACCGCTGGCAGCCCGATCTCACCGATGATGCGCTCAACAAGGTTGTTAGTGAAGCCCTGAATTTTTACTCTTCGCAGCCTGACCAGGAAGCACTCGAAGCCTCTGCACGGGCGATTAAAGATACGCTGCCGCCTATTCAGCGCATTGCTTTCCTCGATGACCTTACACACATCGCGCACGCAGATGGTGTATTGAATGACAACGAGCAGGCGATGATCAAATCGTTGTCAGAGGGGTGGGGTGTTGAAGTGAAAATCAAATCAGAATCTGCCTGA
- a CDS encoding ATP-binding protein: MQAPNQTAYFCRIAALCSVIAILAGWPQITHAQQVLDTSKQITQYVHEVWETQDGLPQNSANALTTDQQGYLWVGTEEGLVRFDGKRMVVFDKMNQPAFKANDVVTVLPASDGTLYVGTRGGGVVKYDTEGFSHIGESEGLPSPYITTLSEDPAGHIWIGTYGGGLARLHDNRITSFGETAGFDGDFVSELLTDAAGTHWMGSDTGLFQLKNGQLSRSDLAQLDSAFITTLFQDSNQTLWIATRTQGLFTLNDTTVSRHPVAFGEGQYINQILEDNAGSLWLALTQGGLTRLSGDHHADIDANTQFAEGDLLALHQDPEGSLWIGTRGKGLHRLRNEKFTPFTTTEGLANNRVYSVYEQEGLGMWIGTAAGLTNIQENSATDFPLKDAFADKEILSVTGDGGPGIWIGTYGEGLFYLQGPQMRQFQAADGLPSNNIFALKADKGGALWIGTDAGVAIYRDGVFSTLNEADGVPSPFITAIEQSNDGAMWVGTYDAGFFRYQDGQIKAFNLESGLSADGVLSLYEDVEGVLWIGTYGGGLNRFELNNFTSYTTADGLHNDNVYVILEDNADNLWMTCNKGIFRVSKATLKQIARGEEAKLVSTPFGKNDGLPSAEATGGQQPAGWKSKDGQLWFPTIKGLAQVDPANLYKNRVAPPVVIESMVVDNEQYALNSNISLEAGTNKLHLSFTANSLVIPEKVLFQYKLEGVDANWSLPDSRREAFYNNLPPGQYTFHVKATNNDGLWNEKGASVSFYLEPFFYQTLWFKISAGLFVVLLLFLIYRMRIQQLKARQEALEQVVEERTRDLRKEKERTEASKRVIEAQADKLKELDRFKTRFFANISHEFRTPLTMIIGPLENALTGTYGMLEQNMKRQVGIMLRNAQRLLRLINQLLDLSKLEAGKMELRAQRRNVVQFLESVVLSCTPLADKKQINLVFDSQEEEIGLFYEPDKLEKVFFNLLSNALKFTPEGGQITMAVTTTAPSDTFEQGAVIVRVSDSGRGIPEKNLAHIFNRFHQVDGSNTREFEGTGIGLALVHELVLLHQGTIEVESTVGEGTTFIIHFPKGSNHLEKEQLATALLGDDIIAPDAINVVTEMANESTAFDHEQQADTTPAYQPDEMIGDKVVLVVDDNDDVREYVSGILSAQYTVHTAVDGVDGLEKVASINPDLVISDVMMPRMDGNELCKQIKQNLDYDHIPVILMTAKATNALKIEGLEMGADDYIAKPFNARELLVRARNLMIMRHQEKELKGLNDNLEQKVADQLAQMLQERLAYEEELLVEKEKAETSSRLKSNILDNVNHEFRTPIAGIMGSAEILEMDAPEQMQEFVGFIKQSAYRLQSTLDAVVELSNLEHDAVLLNIQPVNLLDVAKDAVDRFKPLIRNKGLLFYPFLGEEAVHIEADEYAIKRILDHLLDNAVKFTHDGKISIDLDIEQDLVSIMIKDTGIGIANEFMPRLFDAFVQESDGISRSYEGIGIGLSISKRLAELMQGNLDASSEKNVGSTFILSFPIFTQTQPIQGAVSTDGTEAGTADKDSTDKDTAGQDTAGQNTAA, encoded by the coding sequence GTGCAGGCACCCAACCAGACCGCATATTTTTGCCGTATCGCAGCCCTTTGCAGCGTTATTGCCATCCTTGCCGGGTGGCCGCAAATTACGCATGCCCAACAGGTACTGGATACAAGTAAACAAATCACCCAGTATGTACACGAAGTTTGGGAAACCCAGGACGGCCTGCCACAAAACTCAGCCAACGCACTCACAACCGACCAACAGGGTTATTTGTGGGTAGGTACGGAAGAAGGGCTTGTTCGGTTTGATGGAAAACGCATGGTGGTTTTTGATAAAATGAACCAGCCAGCGTTCAAAGCAAATGACGTAGTTACTGTTCTTCCTGCGTCTGACGGCACCCTTTACGTCGGCACGCGTGGCGGTGGCGTTGTAAAGTATGATACTGAAGGCTTTTCCCACATTGGCGAATCAGAAGGGTTGCCCAGCCCCTATATCACAACGCTGTCCGAAGACCCGGCGGGGCATATTTGGATCGGTACTTATGGTGGCGGACTTGCCAGGCTTCACGACAACAGGATTACTTCGTTCGGTGAAACAGCCGGCTTTGATGGTGATTTTGTCAGCGAATTGCTTACCGATGCTGCCGGCACACACTGGATGGGCAGTGATACCGGCTTATTCCAGCTCAAAAATGGCCAATTAAGCAGGTCAGACCTCGCCCAACTCGACAGCGCTTTTATCACCACCCTATTCCAGGACAGCAACCAGACGTTGTGGATTGCCACCCGTACCCAGGGTCTTTTTACGCTAAACGACACAACGGTCTCGCGCCACCCTGTTGCCTTTGGCGAAGGGCAATACATCAATCAAATCCTGGAAGACAACGCCGGCAGCCTCTGGCTTGCCCTCACGCAAGGCGGACTCACCCGCCTGTCAGGAGATCACCATGCAGACATCGACGCCAACACCCAATTTGCAGAAGGCGACCTCCTTGCACTACATCAAGATCCTGAAGGCAGCCTTTGGATCGGTACACGCGGCAAAGGGCTTCATCGCCTCAGAAACGAGAAGTTTACACCCTTTACAACAACAGAAGGCCTTGCAAACAACCGGGTGTATTCAGTCTACGAGCAAGAAGGCCTTGGTATGTGGATTGGCACGGCAGCCGGACTTACAAACATCCAGGAAAACAGTGCAACAGACTTCCCACTAAAAGACGCATTTGCAGATAAAGAAATTCTGTCTGTAACGGGTGATGGTGGTCCAGGCATCTGGATTGGCACCTACGGCGAAGGCCTCTTTTATTTGCAAGGGCCACAGATGCGCCAATTCCAGGCAGCAGATGGCCTGCCCAGCAACAATATTTTTGCCTTAAAAGCGGATAAAGGTGGCGCCTTGTGGATTGGCACAGACGCCGGCGTCGCCATTTACCGCGATGGCGTGTTCAGCACACTGAATGAAGCAGACGGCGTGCCGAGTCCATTTATCACGGCCATTGAGCAAAGCAATGACGGTGCCATGTGGGTTGGTACGTACGATGCCGGTTTCTTCAGATACCAGGATGGACAAATCAAGGCCTTTAATTTGGAAAGCGGCCTGTCTGCAGACGGCGTGCTCTCTCTGTACGAGGACGTAGAAGGCGTACTCTGGATTGGTACCTATGGCGGCGGTTTAAACCGGTTTGAGTTAAACAATTTCACTTCCTACACCACTGCTGACGGCCTGCACAACGACAATGTGTACGTCATACTCGAAGACAATGCGGACAACCTGTGGATGACCTGTAATAAAGGAATTTTCAGGGTATCAAAAGCAACACTAAAACAGATTGCACGGGGTGAAGAGGCCAAACTTGTTTCTACTCCCTTTGGCAAAAACGATGGCTTGCCCTCTGCAGAAGCAACAGGCGGCCAGCAACCAGCAGGCTGGAAATCGAAAGACGGGCAACTCTGGTTCCCGACCATTAAAGGACTGGCGCAGGTTGATCCGGCGAACCTGTACAAAAACCGCGTAGCGCCACCGGTGGTGATCGAGTCGATGGTGGTCGACAACGAGCAGTACGCGCTCAATAGCAATATTTCCCTGGAAGCCGGCACTAATAAGCTTCATCTTTCATTTACGGCCAACAGCCTGGTCATCCCGGAAAAAGTGCTATTTCAATACAAACTGGAGGGTGTAGATGCTAACTGGTCGCTCCCCGATAGCCGGCGAGAAGCATTTTACAACAACCTGCCACCGGGGCAATACACCTTCCACGTAAAAGCCACGAACAACGATGGCTTGTGGAATGAAAAAGGAGCAAGCGTCTCGTTTTACCTTGAGCCCTTTTTCTACCAGACCCTCTGGTTCAAGATCTCTGCCGGCCTTTTTGTTGTCCTCCTGCTGTTTCTCATATACCGGATGCGCATCCAGCAACTGAAAGCGCGCCAGGAAGCCCTTGAGCAAGTCGTAGAAGAACGCACGCGCGACCTCAGAAAAGAAAAAGAGCGCACCGAGGCGTCAAAGCGGGTCATCGAAGCGCAGGCAGATAAACTAAAAGAGCTGGATCGTTTCAAAACGCGGTTCTTTGCTAATATCTCGCACGAATTCAGAACGCCGCTGACCATGATCATCGGGCCCCTCGAAAACGCACTCACGGGTACCTACGGCATGCTCGAGCAAAACATGAAGCGCCAGGTAGGCATCATGTTGCGCAACGCCCAGCGTTTACTGCGGCTCATCAACCAGTTGTTAGATCTATCGAAGCTGGAAGCCGGCAAAATGGAATTGCGCGCCCAGCGCCGTAATGTTGTGCAGTTCCTCGAAAGCGTTGTACTCTCTTGTACACCGCTGGCTGACAAGAAACAGATCAACCTCGTTTTCGACAGCCAGGAAGAGGAAATCGGCCTTTTCTACGAGCCTGATAAATTGGAAAAAGTGTTTTTCAACCTGCTCTCCAATGCCCTGAAGTTTACGCCTGAGGGAGGCCAGATTACGATGGCCGTAACGACAACAGCACCCTCAGATACGTTTGAGCAAGGCGCTGTGATTGTTCGGGTGAGCGATAGTGGCCGGGGCATCCCGGAAAAGAATCTTGCGCATATCTTTAACCGATTCCATCAGGTTGACGGCTCCAATACAAGGGAGTTTGAGGGCACAGGCATCGGACTAGCACTTGTACACGAACTGGTGCTGCTACACCAAGGAACGATTGAGGTAGAAAGCACGGTAGGTGAAGGCACAACATTTATTATCCACTTCCCCAAAGGCAGTAACCACCTCGAAAAAGAACAGCTTGCAACTGCTTTACTGGGAGACGACATCATTGCTCCGGATGCAATAAATGTAGTCACCGAAATGGCCAACGAATCAACGGCGTTCGACCACGAACAGCAGGCAGACACTACGCCGGCTTACCAACCAGATGAAATGATTGGCGACAAAGTAGTCCTGGTTGTTGATGACAACGATGACGTGCGAGAATATGTCAGCGGCATCCTGTCTGCACAGTACACTGTCCATACTGCCGTAGACGGTGTTGATGGCCTGGAAAAGGTTGCATCAATTAATCCGGACCTGGTTATCAGCGACGTTATGATGCCGCGAATGGACGGCAATGAACTGTGTAAACAAATCAAGCAAAACCTGGATTATGACCACATCCCGGTTATCCTGATGACGGCAAAAGCTACCAACGCCCTCAAAATTGAAGGCCTGGAAATGGGCGCGGATGACTACATCGCAAAACCGTTTAATGCACGGGAGTTGCTTGTGCGGGCGCGCAACCTGATGATTATGCGGCATCAGGAGAAGGAGTTAAAAGGACTTAATGACAACCTTGAGCAAAAAGTAGCAGACCAACTGGCGCAGATGTTACAAGAGCGCCTTGCCTACGAAGAAGAATTGCTGGTGGAAAAAGAGAAAGCAGAAACCTCATCGCGATTAAAATCGAACATTCTCGACAATGTAAACCACGAATTTAGAACACCAATTGCCGGCATTATGGGCAGTGCCGAAATTCTAGAAATGGATGCCCCCGAGCAGATGCAGGAGTTTGTTGGGTTCATCAAGCAAAGTGCCTACCGCCTGCAAAGCACCCTCGATGCAGTAGTAGAACTTTCTAATCTTGAGCACGATGCTGTATTGCTCAATATCCAACCTGTTAATCTACTTGACGTAGCCAAAGACGCAGTTGACCGCTTCAAGCCCCTTATTCGCAATAAAGGGCTGCTCTTCTATCCTTTTCTTGGTGAAGAGGCTGTACACATCGAAGCTGATGAATATGCGATAAAACGCATCCTGGATCACTTACTCGACAATGCTGTCAAGTTCACACACGACGGCAAAATCTCCATTGACCTCGACATTGAGCAAGATTTGGTTTCGATCATGATCAAAGATACAGGTATTGGAATCGCAAACGAATTTATGCCGCGTCTGTTTGACGCATTTGTTCAGGAAAGCGATGGCATATCCCGTTCTTATGAAGGCATTGGCATTGGCCTGTCCATATCCAAACGCCTTGCTGAACTCATGCAAGGCAACCTGGATGCCTCAAGCGAGAAGAATGTAGGATCCACATTTATACTCAGCTTTCCGATATTCACGCAAACACAGCCAATACAGGGCGCTGTTAGTACAGATGGCACCGAAGCGGGTACCGCCGACAAAGACAGCACAGATAAAGATACCGCCGGGCAAGATACTGCCGGACAAAATACTGCAGCTTAA